Proteins from a genomic interval of Clostridium cochlearium:
- the recF gene encoding DNA replication/repair protein RecF (All proteins in this family for which functions are known are DNA-binding proteins that assist the filamentation of RecA onto DNA for the initiation of recombination or recombinational repair.), with protein MYVKNLQLINFRNYKELSIELNKNINIFIGNNAQGKTNVLESIYYASIGRSHRTNKDKELIKWEENNSYIKVYVVKKRLNKIIEIRILKEGKKAINVNSININKLSELFGILNVVIFSPEDLSIVKESPSFRRKFLDIELSKINKQYYYNLVQYQKVLNERNILLKKGGNEVQNIIGIYDEQLAKFGSKIIRERKKYLKKLNDVGKKIHLEITSNKEDISFTYLSPIKNKKINDEKLEDLLLKEIIKNRDSDIEKRYTSVGPHRDDFLININNINTRSYGSQGQQRTATLTIKFASLEIIKDEIGEYPVLLLDDVLSELDSSRQKYILNSIKDIQTIITCTGIENIKKYLKAEAKIFNVENGQCIEN; from the coding sequence ATGTATGTTAAGAATTTACAACTTATAAATTTTAGAAACTATAAAGAGTTGAGCATAGAATTAAATAAAAATATAAATATTTTTATAGGAAATAATGCTCAAGGTAAGACAAATGTATTAGAAAGTATATACTATGCAAGTATTGGAAGATCACATAGAACAAATAAAGATAAAGAACTTATAAAATGGGAGGAAAATAATTCCTATATAAAAGTATATGTTGTTAAAAAGAGATTGAATAAAATAATAGAAATTAGAATTTTAAAGGAAGGTAAAAAAGCCATTAATGTTAATTCAATTAATATTAATAAATTATCAGAGTTATTTGGAATTTTAAATGTTGTTATATTTTCTCCAGAAGATTTAAGTATAGTAAAAGAGTCTCCGTCATTTAGAAGAAAGTTTTTGGATATAGAATTAAGTAAAATCAATAAGCAATATTATTATAATTTAGTTCAATATCAAAAGGTTTTAAATGAAAGAAACATATTGCTAAAAAAGGGCGGAAATGAAGTACAAAACATAATAGGTATATATGATGAGCAACTAGCTAAGTTTGGATCTAAGATTATAAGAGAAAGAAAAAAATATTTGAAAAAATTAAATGATGTAGGAAAGAAGATTCATTTAGAAATAACTTCTAACAAAGAAGATATTAGTTTTACGTATTTATCTCCTATAAAGAATAAAAAGATAAATGATGAAAAGCTAGAAGATTTACTTTTAAAAGAAATAATAAAAAATAGAGACTCAGATATAGAAAAAAGATACACTTCTGTTGGCCCACATAGAGATGATTTTTTAATAAATATAAATAATATAAATACAAGAAGTTATGGTTCACAAGGACAGCAACGAACAGCTACTTTAACTATTAAGTTTGCATCTTTAGAAATAATAAAAGATGAAATAGGAGAATACCCTGTACTTTTACTAGATGATGTATTATCAGAATTAGATTCAAGTAGACAAAAGTATATATTAAATTCTATTAAGGATATACAAACCATAATAACGTGTACAGGAATTGAGAATATAAAAAAATATTTAAAAGCTGAGGCGAAAATATTTAATGTAGAGAATGGCCAATGTATAGAAAACTAA
- the dnaN gene encoding DNA polymerase III subunit beta: protein MKIFCNKSILQESISIAQKAVTGKSTMPILQGIFIKAENNSLILTGSDIDLSIETVMEAEVVEEGSIVIDSKIFGDIIRKLPNDVIEITSKDNNIIEIKCQKSKFNLIHMNAEEFPELPKINENIIFSIPEGLLKNMIRGTIFATSQEETRPILTGLLFEIKNKILNLVALDGYRLAVKSEMIDSENSISAVIPGKTLNEVSKILSENDEKVNITFTPNHILFSIGKTKIISRLLEGDFINYDSIIPKEYNLKVTAKRTKFLECIERASLMGKDGNTSLIKLNITDDSIIITSNSQLGMVREEMGIILQGQNLEIAFNSKYLIDALKVMEEDEIILELSSSISPCVIKNKEANDCTYLVLPVRLAGN from the coding sequence ATGAAAATATTTTGTAATAAAAGTATTTTACAAGAAAGTATATCCATTGCTCAAAAAGCAGTTACAGGAAAATCAACTATGCCTATTCTTCAAGGTATTTTTATAAAAGCTGAAAATAATAGTCTTATACTAACAGGTTCAGATATAGATTTAAGTATTGAAACTGTAATGGAAGCAGAAGTAGTAGAAGAGGGATCTATTGTAATAGATTCAAAGATATTTGGAGATATAATAAGGAAATTACCAAATGATGTAATAGAAATTACTAGTAAGGATAATAATATAATAGAGATAAAATGTCAAAAGTCTAAGTTTAATCTAATACATATGAATGCAGAAGAATTTCCTGAATTACCAAAAATAAATGAAAATATTATTTTTTCTATTCCAGAAGGATTGCTAAAAAATATGATAAGAGGTACTATATTTGCTACCTCTCAAGAAGAAACTAGACCAATTCTTACAGGACTACTTTTTGAAATTAAAAATAAGATCCTAAATTTAGTAGCTTTAGATGGATATAGATTAGCTGTAAAATCAGAAATGATAGACAGCGAAAATTCTATAAGTGCAGTTATTCCAGGTAAAACTTTAAATGAAGTTTCAAAAATTTTATCTGAAAATGATGAAAAAGTTAATATAACATTTACACCAAATCATATATTGTTTAGTATAGGAAAAACAAAAATAATATCTAGATTATTAGAGGGAGATTTTATAAATTATGATTCTATAATTCCCAAAGAATATAATTTAAAAGTTACAGCAAAAAGAACTAAATTTCTAGAATGTATTGAAAGAGCATCTCTTATGGGAAAGGATGGTAATACAAGTCTTATAAAACTTAATATAACAGATGATAGTATAATAATAACATCTAATTCTCAATTAGGAATGGTTAGGGAAGAAATGGGAATAATTTTGCAAGGTCAAAATCTAGAAATTGCATTCAATTCAAAATATCTGATTGATGCTTTGAAGGTTATGGAAGAGGATGAAATAATTTTAGAACTTTCAAGTTCTATTAGTCCATGTGTTATAAAAAATAAAGAAGCTAATGATTGTACTTATTTAGTACTACCTGTAAGATTAGCTGGCAATTAA
- the remB gene encoding extracellular matrix regulator RemB: MFLHLGENVVVPLKDVIGIYDIETSMYSSDTSQFLRMAEEDGFVERITKEKPKSFIIAEVNKKSKIYMSPISSSTLIKRSEIVYYEP, encoded by the coding sequence GTGTTTTTACATTTAGGTGAAAATGTAGTAGTACCTTTAAAGGATGTAATAGGTATATATGATATTGAAACTAGTATGTATAGTTCAGATACAAGTCAATTTCTAAGAATGGCTGAGGAAGATGGTTTTGTAGAAAGAATAACCAAAGAAAAGCCAAAGTCATTTATTATAGCTGAAGTAAATAAGAAAAGTAAAATATATATGTCACCTATATCATCTTCAACTTTAATAAAAAGATCAGAAATTGTGTATTATGAACCATAA
- the gyrA gene encoding DNA gyrase subunit A: protein MNNNEGKVLEVDIKQEMKKCYIDYAMSVIVGRALPDVRDGLKPVHRRILYSMHELGLNPEKSYRKCARIVGDVLGKYHPHGDSSVYDALVRMAQDFSIRYTLVDGHGNFGSVDGDSAAAMRYTEAKMSKIATEMLRDINKNTVDFTPNFDGSEKEPSVIPSRFPNLLVNGSSGIAVGMATNIPPHNLCEVIDGINMLIDNPDTTILELMSKIKGPDFPTAGIIMGKSGIRSAYETGRGKVIMRAKAEIEEEKNRYRIIVTELPYQVNKAKLIESMAELVKDKKIDGISDIRDESDREGMRIVIEIKRDSNPNVVLNQLYKHTKMQDTFGVIMIALVDNEPKVLNLKEILVNYIEFQKEIIRRRTKFDLDKALARAHILEGLRIALDHIDEVISLIRASKNAEEARNELINKFSLTEKQAQAILDMRLQRLTGLERDKIEEEYNQLMETIKYLRDILNNEDLVLEIIKEELNEIKNKYGDERRTQIELNVNEISIEDLIEEEEVVVTLTNSGYIKRISSSAYSSQKRGGKGIQAITTKEDDFVEKVFVTSTHSDLLFFTNVGKVYKLKAYEIPEAGRTAKGTNIVNLLPVDANEYVREVIALKEDLQDGYLIMGTKQGLIKKTSLDQFKNIRRNGLIAINLKDEDELLKVKITRGDAEIIIITQNGYAIRFSEKDVRPMGRNSMGVKAINLREDDIAVSMDIVVEDQYVLTVTENGFGKRTSVSEYNLQNRNGKGLITHKVTDKTGKVVSARITKDNDELMLINSSNIAIRICVSDVSITNRNAMGVTLMRTNEEEKILAIAKINSDEESE from the coding sequence ATGAATAACAATGAGGGCAAAGTTTTAGAAGTTGATATAAAACAGGAAATGAAAAAATGTTATATAGATTATGCTATGAGCGTTATTGTAGGAAGAGCTCTTCCAGATGTAAGGGATGGATTAAAGCCAGTTCATAGGAGAATATTATATTCCATGCACGAATTAGGATTGAATCCAGAAAAATCTTACAGAAAATGTGCCAGAATAGTAGGGGACGTTTTAGGTAAGTATCACCCACATGGTGATTCTTCAGTTTATGATGCTCTTGTTAGAATGGCTCAGGATTTCTCTATAAGGTATACACTTGTAGATGGTCACGGTAACTTTGGTTCAGTAGACGGAGATTCTGCTGCAGCTATGAGGTATACTGAAGCTAAGATGAGTAAAATTGCCACTGAAATGTTAAGAGATATAAATAAAAATACTGTAGACTTTACACCTAACTTTGATGGGTCTGAGAAAGAGCCATCAGTTATACCGTCTAGATTTCCGAATTTACTTGTAAATGGATCATCAGGTATAGCGGTAGGAATGGCTACTAATATACCACCTCATAATTTATGTGAGGTTATAGATGGCATAAATATGCTAATAGATAATCCAGATACAACTATCTTAGAATTAATGTCAAAGATAAAAGGTCCAGATTTTCCAACAGCGGGAATTATTATGGGCAAATCAGGAATAAGAAGTGCCTATGAAACCGGTAGAGGAAAAGTTATTATGAGAGCTAAAGCTGAAATTGAAGAAGAAAAAAATAGATATAGGATAATAGTGACTGAGCTACCATACCAAGTAAATAAAGCAAAACTTATAGAAAGTATGGCAGAATTGGTTAAAGATAAAAAAATAGATGGAATATCAGATATAAGAGATGAATCTGATAGAGAAGGTATGAGAATAGTAATAGAGATAAAAAGGGATTCAAATCCTAATGTGGTTTTAAATCAGTTATACAAACATACAAAAATGCAAGATACTTTTGGAGTTATAATGATTGCATTAGTTGATAATGAACCAAAAGTTTTAAATCTAAAAGAAATATTAGTAAATTATATAGAATTTCAAAAAGAAATCATAAGAAGAAGAACTAAATTCGATTTAGATAAAGCTTTAGCAAGAGCACATATACTAGAGGGACTGAGAATAGCTTTAGATCACATAGATGAAGTTATAAGTTTAATAAGAGCATCTAAAAATGCTGAAGAAGCTAGAAATGAATTAATTAATAAATTTTCTCTTACAGAAAAACAAGCTCAAGCAATATTAGATATGAGACTTCAAAGATTAACTGGATTAGAAAGAGATAAAATAGAAGAAGAGTACAATCAACTTATGGAAACTATAAAGTATTTAAGAGATATTTTAAATAATGAAGATCTAGTTCTAGAAATAATTAAAGAAGAACTTAATGAAATAAAAAATAAATATGGTGATGAGAGAAGAACTCAAATCGAATTAAATGTAAATGAAATAAGTATAGAAGACTTAATTGAGGAAGAAGAAGTTGTAGTTACCCTTACAAATTCTGGATATATAAAAAGAATATCTTCCAGTGCTTATTCCTCACAAAAGAGAGGCGGAAAAGGAATTCAAGCTATAACAACAAAAGAAGATGACTTTGTGGAAAAAGTATTTGTAACTTCAACTCATAGTGATTTATTATTCTTTACAAATGTAGGTAAGGTTTATAAATTAAAAGCTTATGAAATACCAGAGGCAGGAAGAACTGCTAAAGGTACTAACATAGTAAATTTACTTCCAGTTGATGCTAATGAGTATGTAAGAGAAGTAATTGCTTTAAAAGAAGATCTACAAGATGGATATTTAATAATGGGAACTAAGCAAGGATTAATTAAGAAAACATCATTAGATCAGTTCAAAAATATAAGAAGAAATGGACTAATTGCAATAAACCTAAAAGATGAAGATGAATTATTAAAGGTAAAAATAACTAGAGGAGATGCTGAAATAATAATAATTACTCAAAATGGCTATGCAATAAGATTTAGTGAAAAAGATGTAAGACCTATGGGAAGAAATTCTATGGGTGTTAAGGCTATAAATTTAAGAGAAGATGATATAGCAGTAAGTATGGATATAGTAGTAGAAGATCAATATGTTTTAACTGTTACTGAAAATGGATTTGGCAAAAGAACTTCGGTTTCAGAATATAATTTACAAAATAGAAATGGTAAAGGACTTATAACTCATAAAGTAACAGATAAGACAGGCAAAGTAGTTTCAGCTAGAATAACAAAAGATAATGATGAGTTAATGCTTATAAATAGTAGTAATATAGCTATAAGAATTTGTGTATCAGACGTAAGTATAACAAATAGAAATGCTATGGGAGTTACTTTAATGAGAACTAATGAAGAAGAAAAAATATTAGCCATTGCTAAAATAAATTCAGACGAAGAATCTGAATAA
- the yaaA gene encoding S4 domain-containing protein YaaA gives MEKVKIDTDFIKLDSLLKWVGIANMGSEAKFLIKEGLVKVNSEVEMRRGKKLYKGDKVEFDDKIYIIE, from the coding sequence TTGGAGAAAGTAAAAATTGATACAGATTTTATAAAATTAGATTCACTTTTAAAATGGGTTGGCATTGCTAATATGGGCTCTGAAGCAAAATTTTTAATAAAAGAAGGATTGGTAAAAGTGAATTCAGAGGTTGAGATGAGAAGAGGTAAAAAGCTTTATAAAGGCGATAAAGTTGAATTTGATGATAAAATTTATATTATAGAGTAA
- the gyrB gene encoding DNA topoisomerase (ATP-hydrolyzing) subunit B has product MEQDKKQTYDESQIQVLEGLEAVRKRPGMYIGSTGSRGLHHLVYEIVDNSIDEALAGYCDKINIYINEDNSITIEDNGRGMPVGNHPKMNKPTVEVIMTILHAGGKFGGGGYKVSGGLHGVGASVVNALSSECIVEVKRDGYIWRQFYEKGKAVTGLEKMGETSEHGTKTYFKPDPTIFDELEFEYDVLVQRLREMAFLNKGINITITDKRVGKTEEFHYEGGIKSFVLYLNRTKEVLHKEPVYIEGMKDEHIVEIAIQYNDGYTENIFSFANNISTVEGGTHLAGFKSAVTRAFNDYARRYGFLKENDKNLAGEDIREGITAIISVKLIDPQFEGQTKTKLGNSEVRGIVDTIVGEGLGNFLEENPQIAKSIIDKTLMAARAREAARKARDLTRRKSVLESTSLPGKLADCSSKDPKECEIYIVEGDSAGGSAKQGRDRRFQAILPLRGKIMNVEKQRLDKILNSDTIKSMITAFGAGIGKDFDVEKIRYHRIIIMTDADVDGAHIRTLLLTFFYRYMKELVENGHVYIAQPPLYKVSKNKKDYYVYTEKELEEILDEIGGIDNKTQIQRYKGLGEMNAEQLWDTTMNPDKRILLRATIEDAMAADEIFTILMGDKVDLRREFIQENAKTVQNLDV; this is encoded by the coding sequence ATGGAACAGGATAAGAAGCAGACATATGATGAAAGTCAAATACAAGTATTAGAAGGTTTAGAAGCTGTTAGGAAAAGACCTGGAATGTATATAGGGAGTACAGGTTCAAGAGGCCTTCATCATTTAGTGTATGAGATTGTAGACAATAGTATAGATGAAGCTTTAGCTGGATATTGTGACAAAATAAATATTTATATAAATGAGGATAACTCTATTACTATAGAAGATAATGGTAGAGGGATGCCAGTAGGTAATCACCCTAAAATGAATAAACCAACAGTGGAAGTTATTATGACAATTTTACATGCTGGAGGTAAGTTTGGAGGGGGAGGATATAAAGTATCTGGCGGATTACATGGTGTTGGTGCTTCAGTAGTTAATGCACTTTCATCAGAATGTATAGTTGAAGTAAAAAGAGACGGGTATATTTGGAGACAATTTTATGAAAAAGGTAAAGCTGTAACAGGACTTGAAAAGATGGGGGAAACATCTGAACATGGAACTAAGACTTATTTTAAACCAGATCCTACAATTTTTGATGAACTTGAGTTTGAATATGACGTATTAGTACAAAGATTAAGAGAAATGGCTTTTTTAAATAAAGGTATAAATATAACAATAACAGATAAGAGGGTAGGAAAAACAGAAGAGTTTCATTATGAAGGTGGTATAAAATCTTTTGTTTTATATTTAAATCGTACAAAAGAAGTATTGCATAAAGAACCAGTGTACATAGAAGGTATGAAAGATGAGCATATAGTAGAGATAGCAATACAATATAATGATGGATATACTGAAAATATATTTTCCTTTGCAAATAATATAAGTACTGTAGAGGGAGGAACTCATTTAGCAGGATTTAAAAGTGCAGTCACTAGAGCATTTAATGATTATGCTAGAAGGTACGGATTCTTAAAGGAAAACGATAAAAACTTAGCAGGAGAAGATATTAGAGAAGGTATTACAGCAATTATATCAGTAAAACTTATAGATCCTCAATTTGAAGGTCAAACCAAAACAAAATTAGGAAATAGTGAAGTAAGAGGAATTGTAGATACTATAGTTGGAGAAGGATTGGGAAATTTTTTAGAAGAAAATCCACAAATAGCAAAATCTATTATAGATAAAACTCTTATGGCCGCTAGAGCAAGAGAAGCTGCAAGAAAAGCTAGAGATTTAACTCGTAGAAAATCTGTATTAGAAAGTACATCATTGCCTGGGAAATTAGCAGATTGTTCATCAAAGGATCCAAAAGAATGTGAAATTTATATAGTTGAGGGAGATTCAGCAGGAGGATCTGCCAAACAGGGAAGGGATAGACGATTTCAAGCTATATTACCTTTAAGAGGTAAAATAATGAATGTTGAGAAACAAAGATTGGATAAAATTTTGAATTCAGATACAATAAAGTCTATGATAACAGCTTTTGGAGCAGGAATAGGTAAAGATTTTGATGTTGAAAAAATACGATATCATAGAATAATAATTATGACGGATGCGGATGTTGATGGAGCACATATTAGAACTTTATTACTTACTTTTTTCTACAGATACATGAAAGAACTAGTTGAAAATGGTCATGTTTATATAGCTCAACCACCTTTATACAAAGTATCAAAAAATAAGAAAGATTATTATGTGTATACAGAGAAGGAATTGGAAGAGATATTAGATGAAATAGGCGGAATAGATAATAAAACTCAAATACAAAGATATAAGGGTCTTGGTGAAATGAATGCAGAACAATTATGGGATACTACTATGAATCCAGATAAAAGAATTCTCTTAAGAGCTACAATTGAAGATGCTATGGCAGCAGATGAGATTTTTACTATTCTTATGGGTGATAAAGTTGACTTAAGAAGAGAATTTATACAAGAAAATGCTAAAACAGTACAGAACCTTGATGTATAA
- a CDS encoding transcription repressor NadR, producing MDYLQRRDYIKEALINSESPIKGQEFADKLGVTRQIIVKDIAILRAAGIDIIATPEGYIMNKKDKYLNSKIIVLSHRRDEIEDELKTIVKYGGIVRDVIVEHQLYGEIKAILMIKTIDDVDKFVKKFNEYNAEPLLKLTNGLHIHTILTETKEQMNNIIDELDKKRYLIK from the coding sequence TTGGACTATTTACAAAGAAGAGATTATATAAAAGAAGCGTTAATAAATAGTGAATCACCAATAAAAGGGCAAGAGTTTGCAGATAAACTAGGAGTAACAAGACAAATTATAGTAAAAGATATAGCTATTTTAAGAGCTGCTGGAATTGATATAATAGCAACTCCAGAGGGATATATTATGAATAAAAAAGATAAGTATTTAAATTCTAAAATAATAGTACTATCACATAGAAGAGATGAAATAGAAGATGAACTAAAGACTATTGTTAAGTATGGAGGAATAGTAAGAGATGTTATAGTAGAACATCAATTGTATGGAGAAATAAAAGCTATATTGATGATAAAAACCATAGATGACGTTGATAAGTTTGTAAAAAAATTTAATGAATATAATGCTGAACCTCTTTTAAAGCTTACTAATGGACTACATATTCATACTATATTAACAGAAACAAAAGAACAAATGAATAACATCATAGATGAATTAGATAAAAAGAGATATTTAATAAAATAA
- a CDS encoding HDIG domain-containing metalloprotein: MKFYRIKQFYLNLVDEMKIEDEVFIDKHLNKYEKELFKKLSKSDQKHCVRVAYSIKNKCINKNKDIFYTNKLIKIGLLHDIGKINCSLNILDKSILVLTDYITRGRLKNLSNIEKVNVYYNHGEIGFNILKNKGYDSDFLDVIKNHHNKSCVSNEELDILQSSDDVN; the protein is encoded by the coding sequence GTGAAGTTTTATAGAATAAAACAATTCTATCTAAATTTAGTAGATGAAATGAAAATTGAAGATGAAGTTTTTATAGATAAGCATTTAAATAAGTATGAAAAAGAACTTTTTAAAAAGCTTTCAAAATCTGATCAGAAACATTGTGTCAGAGTAGCATATTCTATAAAAAACAAATGTATAAATAAAAATAAAGACATTTTTTATACTAATAAATTAATAAAAATAGGACTTTTACATGATATAGGTAAAATTAATTGCAGTTTAAATATATTGGATAAAAGTATATTAGTATTAACAGATTATATAACTAGAGGTAGATTAAAAAATCTATCAAATATAGAAAAGGTGAATGTCTATTATAATCATGGAGAAATAGGATTTAATATTTTAAAAAATAAAGGATATGATAGTGACTTTTTAGATGTTATAAAAAATCATCATAATAAAAGCTGTGTATCTAATGAAGAATTAGATATATTGCAATCTAGTGATGATGTAAATTGA